The following are from one region of the Burkholderiales bacterium genome:
- a CDS encoding PilC/PilY family type IV pilus protein — MKNSQLFMRKEVWLVAAALLGGCGLAQAASTDVASSPLFTSATASVKPNVMFLLDDSGSMAWDFLPDNAGNSTSNMCRGSGTCNPGGDVNSGTRTSGAPFLAQQFNNVYYDPTVTYSPPLDFDGTNTTYKSYNNTGSFLWSAVKVNPFPGGSTSTKNLTTSFPEEVWCDGSQSGPTDAVHCRRNLQTNPNFSIGLAYSGTTATVTLANHGCSVVTSGDTVTISGVTPAGFNGTKTITAVATNTFTYTVASGLAAPAAAAGQVMVSTACNIPITKLSSVGTTATAVFPTAHGCVVGDTIKISGQVSTSGFNSGGATVTAVPSPNTLTYTTAGSNLTPNPVEGSGTTSGQFIARSSLCPGTPSNYSTSTTVPPLMQGFPQGIFTRQVTLNATPYYYTISPNEYCTDENLNTCQATVSETIGSPATAYTFPATVRYCVSSTAANFRPADIGATGNGSTTGCSRAFAGSFTRARYGYFTRVNIVSGTATYPKASSRTDCAGATSCTYNEEMSNFANWYAYYRTRIMMVKSSAGIAFNRLNTSYRVGFNTMNATSSSQWLANAPFDNSVGGQESQWYTKLYAIAPNSSTPSRTAISRIGRYYAGMKSSAAGYISDDPVQYSCQQNLTFFITDGYWNGTGGIKLDGTAMGDQDGQAGVARPFFDAFAASGGDGGGTLADVAYYYYFTDLRTPSFNPIGALGLDVTQNNVPPTTKDPNTAQHMVTFTMGLGLDSTLIYKPGYDTSGTSPDYNAVVNGSKNWPVPVANDITAVDDLWHTAVNGRGTYFSAKSPSIVTSGLLQAFASLSQRTADESAAATSTPNIVPGDNFVFSSKYTTVDWFGETTEQEIDASTGALIPTINWSAQAQLDLMVSATSDTRTIFTFDGSAPNKVKNFLWANLTAAEQAFFNGTSGGRNQLSQWSVLTAAQQNNCDNPGGADCGQKLVNYLRGQRAYETPVNSLITPDSGNASLFRHRPHILGDIVSAEAVYVRLPIFNYGDLGYSAFKNANTSRQAALYVAANDGMLHALNANTGVETWAYIPSVVMPNMWQLARFDYSTNHLYFVDGTPTAGDICTSNCGTSSATWATILVGGFNAGGRGYYALDITNPASPKALWELKSSATCIASTNNVPVDPVPANTFSDCDIGLSFGNPVITKRADGKWVVLVTSGYNNISPPGTGGGYLYVVDAVSGAILNKIATLIPNPPTNSPAQINAGNTTTPSGLARINAFVSDTITDNTSLRVYGGDLNGNLWRFDSAATPNTLATSGNKATLLAILGAANALGTQGNGTNSITTKPELGEIVASGVGTLEMVYVGTGRYLGTTDLGTTTQESFYGIKDPLGTFSGYGAVHSSPNFVQQTLTEVVNSSTLAVERFTTSNTVDYTSKNGWFIDFNPGNKSPGERSNTDPVLSLGILSFTTNAPDSNACNIGGKSYRYFLNYTSGGPLSTSVGGVSGVLIGFALSTRPVVVEVNGKLEQIINTQGLPQIYTLPPLVPPAGGKRIFWREINP; from the coding sequence CTCGTGGCCGCAGCGCTGCTCGGGGGCTGCGGCCTGGCGCAGGCGGCAAGCACTGATGTCGCCAGTTCGCCTCTTTTCACCTCGGCGACGGCGTCAGTCAAGCCGAACGTCATGTTCCTGCTCGACGATTCCGGCAGTATGGCATGGGATTTTCTGCCGGACAATGCCGGCAACAGCACCTCGAATATGTGCCGCGGCTCCGGCACCTGCAACCCCGGTGGTGATGTCAACAGCGGCACACGCACTTCCGGCGCGCCTTTTCTTGCGCAGCAGTTTAACAACGTCTACTACGATCCGACGGTGACTTACAGCCCGCCGCTGGACTTCGACGGCACCAACACCACTTACAAGTCCTATAACAATACCGGGTCGTTTCTGTGGAGCGCAGTCAAGGTCAATCCGTTTCCCGGCGGCAGCACCAGCACAAAAAACCTGACCACCAGTTTTCCAGAGGAAGTCTGGTGCGACGGCAGCCAAAGCGGCCCGACCGACGCCGTGCATTGCCGGCGCAATCTGCAGACCAACCCGAACTTCTCGATTGGTCTCGCCTATTCGGGTACGACTGCCACGGTGACACTGGCAAACCATGGCTGCTCGGTTGTCACAAGTGGGGACACCGTAACCATTAGCGGGGTCACCCCCGCCGGTTTCAACGGGACCAAAACGATCACGGCCGTGGCTACGAACACCTTCACTTACACCGTGGCCTCGGGCCTAGCAGCACCCGCTGCGGCGGCAGGGCAAGTCATGGTTTCCACGGCCTGCAATATCCCCATCACCAAGCTATCGAGCGTGGGCACCACCGCGACCGCGGTATTCCCCACTGCTCACGGCTGTGTCGTCGGCGATACCATAAAAATCAGCGGACAGGTCTCGACGAGCGGCTTCAACTCGGGCGGCGCCACTGTGACCGCAGTTCCGAGTCCGAATACCCTGACCTACACCACTGCGGGAAGCAATCTGACACCGAACCCGGTCGAGGGCAGCGGTACTACGTCAGGGCAGTTTATCGCCAGGTCCTCGCTCTGTCCGGGCACCCCCAGCAATTACAGCACCAGCACCACAGTGCCGCCATTGATGCAGGGTTTCCCTCAAGGCATTTTCACCAGACAGGTAACGCTCAATGCTACGCCTTACTACTACACCATTTCACCCAATGAATATTGCACCGACGAGAACCTGAATACATGCCAAGCCACCGTCAGTGAAACCATCGGCTCCCCGGCAACCGCGTACACTTTCCCGGCCACGGTCAGATACTGCGTATCAAGCACTGCGGCCAATTTTAGGCCTGCCGATATCGGCGCCACCGGCAACGGTTCCACTACCGGCTGTTCCCGAGCGTTCGCCGGCAGCTTCACCCGCGCGCGCTACGGTTATTTCACCCGTGTAAATATCGTGTCGGGCACGGCCACGTACCCCAAAGCCAGCAGCCGTACCGACTGCGCCGGCGCGACGAGCTGCACCTATAACGAGGAGATGAGCAATTTCGCCAACTGGTACGCCTACTACCGCACCCGCATAATGATGGTCAAGTCCTCCGCCGGAATTGCCTTCAACCGCCTTAATACCAGTTACCGGGTCGGGTTCAATACGATGAACGCCACTAGCAGCAGTCAATGGCTGGCGAACGCACCTTTTGATAACTCAGTGGGCGGCCAGGAAAGCCAGTGGTACACCAAGCTGTACGCCATCGCTCCCAATTCCAGCACGCCCAGTCGCACCGCGATCTCGCGCATCGGCCGTTATTACGCCGGCATGAAAAGCTCGGCCGCCGGCTACATCAGCGACGACCCGGTACAATATTCCTGTCAGCAAAATCTCACCTTCTTTATCACAGACGGCTATTGGAACGGCACCGGCGGCATAAAGCTTGACGGCACCGCCATGGGGGACCAGGACGGTCAGGCGGGCGTTGCGCGTCCGTTCTTCGATGCCTTCGCTGCTTCGGGCGGTGATGGCGGCGGCACGCTGGCGGATGTTGCCTACTACTATTACTTCACCGACCTACGCACACCGAGCTTCAACCCGATCGGAGCGCTGGGGCTGGATGTAACCCAGAACAATGTGCCACCCACTACCAAGGATCCCAATACCGCGCAGCACATGGTCACGTTCACCATGGGACTGGGACTGGACAGCACCCTGATCTATAAACCAGGTTACGACACGTCAGGCACCAGCCCTGATTACAACGCCGTCGTAAATGGCTCCAAGAACTGGCCGGTGCCGGTGGCCAATGACATCACCGCGGTTGACGACTTGTGGCATACGGCGGTCAACGGCCGCGGCACGTATTTCAGCGCCAAGAGCCCTTCCATCGTGACCAGCGGGTTGCTGCAAGCCTTTGCCTCCCTGTCCCAGCGCACCGCCGACGAGTCCGCCGCCGCCACCAGCACTCCGAACATCGTGCCGGGCGACAACTTTGTGTTCAGTTCCAAGTACACCACCGTGGATTGGTTCGGCGAGACGACAGAACAGGAAATCGACGCCTCCACCGGCGCGCTTATTCCCACCATCAACTGGTCGGCGCAGGCGCAACTCGATCTCATGGTGAGCGCAACCAGCGATACGCGCACCATTTTCACGTTCGATGGCAGCGCACCGAACAAGGTGAAAAACTTTCTCTGGGCCAATCTGACCGCCGCCGAGCAAGCTTTTTTCAACGGCACCTCGGGCGGGCGGAATCAGCTGTCGCAATGGAGCGTGCTGACTGCCGCACAACAAAACAACTGTGACAACCCCGGCGGCGCCGACTGCGGCCAGAAGCTGGTGAATTACCTCCGCGGTCAGCGCGCCTACGAGACTCCGGTCAACTCCCTGATCACACCGGATTCCGGTAATGCCTCCCTGTTCCGCCATCGCCCGCACATACTGGGCGATATCGTGTCGGCCGAAGCGGTGTATGTGCGGCTGCCAATTTTCAACTACGGCGACCTAGGCTATTCCGCTTTCAAGAACGCCAACACGTCGCGCCAGGCGGCGCTTTACGTGGCAGCGAACGACGGCATGCTGCACGCGTTGAATGCCAACACCGGCGTCGAAACGTGGGCCTACATTCCCTCGGTGGTGATGCCCAACATGTGGCAGCTGGCCCGGTTTGATTACTCGACCAATCATCTCTATTTCGTCGATGGCACACCGACTGCCGGCGACATCTGCACCAGCAACTGCGGCACCTCCAGCGCAACCTGGGCCACCATCCTGGTGGGCGGTTTTAATGCCGGCGGCCGGGGTTATTACGCTCTCGACATCACCAACCCGGCCAGCCCCAAGGCGCTGTGGGAGCTCAAATCCAGCGCCACCTGCATTGCTTCCACCAACAACGTGCCGGTGGATCCGGTGCCGGCCAATACCTTCAGCGATTGCGATATCGGCTTGAGCTTCGGCAACCCGGTCATCACCAAGCGCGCCGACGGCAAATGGGTGGTGCTGGTCACCTCCGGCTACAACAATATCAGCCCGCCGGGCACGGGTGGGGGCTATCTCTATGTAGTTGACGCCGTCAGCGGCGCGATATTGAACAAAATCGCGACGCTCATACCCAATCCGCCCACCAACAGCCCGGCACAGATTAACGCCGGCAACACCACCACACCCAGCGGCCTGGCGCGGATCAATGCTTTTGTCAGCGACACCATTACTGACAACACCAGCTTGCGGGTTTACGGCGGCGACCTCAACGGCAACCTGTGGCGATTTGACAGCGCCGCCACACCCAATACGCTGGCCACCTCCGGCAACAAGGCCACGCTGCTGGCGATTCTGGGCGCCGCCAACGCCTTGGGCACCCAGGGCAACGGTACCAATTCCATCACCACCAAGCCGGAATTGGGCGAAATCGTGGCGAGCGGCGTGGGAACCCTTGAAATGGTGTACGTGGGCACCGGCCGCTACCTCGGGACGACCGACCTCGGCACCACCACCCAGGAGTCGTTCTACGGCATCAAGGATCCTCTGGGTACCTTCTCCGGCTACGGCGCAGTTCACAGCAGCCCCAACTTCGTCCAGCAGACGCTCACCGAGGTAGTGAACTCCTCTACTCTGGCAGTCGAGCGCTTTACCACGTCGAATACGGTGGACTACACCAGCAAAAACGGCTGGTTTATCGACTTCAATCCGGGTAACAAATCGCCGGGCGAGCGCAGCAACACCGACCCCGTACTGTCCCTGGGAATACTAAGCTTCACCACCAACGCACCCGATTCCAACGCCTGCAACATCGGCGGCAAAAGCTACCGCTACTTCCTCAACTATACGTCGGGCGGTCCGTTGTCCACTTCCGTCGGCGGCGTATCGGGCGTCTTGATCGGGTTTGCCCTGTCGACACGCCCGGTCGTGGTGGAAGTGAACGGGAAGCTGGAACAAATCATCAACACGCAGGGCCTTCCGCAAATCTATACGTTGCCGCCGTTGGTACCGCCCGCCGGAGGCAAGCGTATCTTCTGGCGTGAAATCAACCCTTGA
- the lspA gene encoding signal peptidase II: MAAENPAISRNWLRWFLISALVIVLDQLAKFWISQSLAPGEIVPLTPFFNLVLTYNAGAAFSFLSQASGWQRGFFIVVALAASFLITYLLRRHHQKRLFSLGLSLILGGAVGNLWDRIVLGQVMDFLDFYIQAYHWPAFNVADSAITCGAALLIWDSFSRHAAR; encoded by the coding sequence ATGGCAGCGGAGAACCCCGCCATTTCGCGTAACTGGCTGCGCTGGTTTTTGATCAGCGCGCTGGTGATCGTGCTGGATCAACTCGCCAAATTCTGGATCAGCCAGTCGCTCGCACCCGGCGAGATCGTGCCGCTCACGCCTTTTTTCAACTTGGTGCTGACCTACAACGCCGGCGCCGCGTTCAGTTTTTTGAGCCAGGCCTCCGGCTGGCAGCGCGGTTTTTTCATCGTAGTGGCGCTGGCGGCCTCGTTCCTGATTACTTATCTGCTCAGACGGCATCACCAGAAGAGGCTCTTCAGCCTGGGCTTGAGCCTGATTTTAGGCGGGGCGGTGGGGAATTTGTGGGACCGCATCGTGCTCGGCCAGGTGATGGATTTCCTGGATTTCTACATCCAGGCCTACCATTGGCCGGCGTTCAATGTCGCTGATTCGGCGATTACCTGCGGCGCGGCACTGCTCATCTGGGACAGTTTCAGCAGGCACGCAGCAAGATAG